A region of Roseobacter litoralis Och 149 DNA encodes the following proteins:
- a CDS encoding NADPH:quinone reductase, whose translation MRAITYNRYGPAGEVLALTDVPVQPPGPGEVQVELAYSAVNPSDVKRRAGARPGETKLPYDQICPHNDGSGTIVAVGEGVNPARIAEPVWIWNGQFNRAWGTAAEVITIASHQAVALPKGVDLQTGASLGIPGLTAAHTVFGGGNIRGQSLLIHGANGTVGHIAVQLAKWGGAKVIATASPSGFERCLKAGADSVLDYNAPNLAQDLLAENAGQEYHRIIDVEFGENIETNAKIIAENGTLSVYGSAKNMTPAIPFGALLFKAVTIDIALIYILRSEEREKATNYLHDALSAGAVICPTKEIFTLTQTARAHQAVEAGGRDGAILIDVTT comes from the coding sequence ATGCGCGCCATTACATACAACCGTTACGGACCCGCCGGTGAGGTCCTTGCGTTGACCGACGTGCCTGTCCAGCCGCCAGGCCCCGGCGAAGTGCAGGTCGAACTGGCCTATTCAGCCGTAAACCCGTCAGACGTAAAACGGCGGGCAGGTGCGCGCCCGGGTGAAACCAAACTGCCGTATGACCAAATCTGTCCGCATAATGACGGGTCAGGTACCATTGTCGCCGTCGGCGAGGGCGTGAACCCTGCGCGCATCGCAGAGCCTGTGTGGATATGGAACGGGCAGTTCAACCGGGCTTGGGGCACCGCCGCCGAGGTCATAACGATAGCATCGCATCAGGCCGTCGCCCTGCCCAAAGGCGTAGACCTGCAAACCGGCGCAAGCTTGGGAATTCCCGGTCTGACTGCCGCCCATACCGTGTTTGGCGGCGGCAACATCCGCGGACAGTCGCTTTTGATCCATGGGGCCAACGGCACAGTTGGCCATATCGCCGTGCAGTTGGCGAAATGGGGCGGGGCCAAGGTTATCGCAACGGCGAGCCCTTCGGGTTTCGAACGATGCCTTAAGGCCGGGGCCGATAGCGTTCTGGATTATAACGCGCCGAATCTTGCGCAGGACTTACTGGCCGAGAATGCCGGGCAGGAATATCACCGGATCATTGATGTGGAATTCGGAGAGAATATCGAAACGAACGCGAAAATCATCGCGGAGAACGGCACCTTATCGGTTTATGGGTCAGCAAAAAACATGACACCGGCGATCCCCTTCGGAGCACTGCTGTTCAAAGCTGTCACAATTGATATCGCCCTGATCTACATTTTAAGGTCTGAAGAACGCGAAAAAGCGACCAATTACCTGCACGATGCTTTGTCAGCCGGCGCAGTGATCTGTCCAACCAAAGAAATCTTTACGCTCACGCAAACCGCCCGCGCGCATCAGGCCGTCGAAGCGGGCGGACGCGATGGGGCGATCCTCATCGACGTCACAACCTGA